The following are from one region of the Leptospira kirschneri serovar Cynopteri str. 3522 CT genome:
- the dxr gene encoding 1-deoxy-D-xylulose-5-phosphate reductoisomerase: MTTSVCLLGASGSVGESTLKVLRAYPEKFRLHSFSVHSNLEKAKEIQKEFSPDFICVSSNFADVGVLGNKLGRTQILYGESALCELVREPEVEIVITAVVGSVGLRPTIAAITAGKRLGIANKETLVTSGPLIRSLIVKHNTKVVPVDSEHNALFQLLESLNPNSVEKIILTASGGAFRDLSVEQLSSVTKEQALHHPTWNMGPKITIDSNGMINKGLEVIEAHFLFDVAYDKIGVVIHPQSIAHGIVELKDGASFVYASYPDMIFPIAHSLFHPEPVPKVLRSYPAKDWGKLEFREPDLKRYPGLGLAFEAGKVGGTAPCIFNAANEAAVELFLRDEIRFIEIPDYIRITLDEIQIEFPSSLEEYEEADRIARETVRNLKTRKVVSAC; encoded by the coding sequence ATGACAACTTCCGTCTGTCTTTTGGGCGCTTCTGGTTCCGTTGGAGAATCTACTCTAAAGGTGCTTCGCGCTTATCCGGAAAAATTTAGACTTCATTCTTTCAGTGTTCATTCTAATCTCGAAAAAGCAAAAGAGATTCAAAAAGAATTTTCTCCCGATTTTATCTGTGTGAGTTCCAACTTTGCAGACGTAGGGGTTCTTGGAAATAAACTGGGTAGGACACAAATTCTTTACGGTGAATCCGCGCTTTGCGAACTCGTACGTGAACCCGAAGTAGAGATCGTGATCACTGCTGTTGTGGGTTCCGTCGGTTTACGTCCTACGATTGCGGCGATCACAGCGGGAAAAAGATTAGGAATTGCTAATAAAGAAACGTTAGTCACATCTGGGCCACTCATTCGATCTCTGATCGTAAAACACAATACAAAAGTAGTCCCCGTGGATTCCGAACACAACGCACTCTTTCAACTTTTGGAATCTTTAAACCCTAACTCTGTGGAAAAAATCATTCTCACCGCTTCCGGAGGTGCGTTTAGGGATTTGTCTGTAGAACAACTTTCCTCTGTTACAAAGGAACAAGCGCTCCATCATCCTACTTGGAACATGGGTCCTAAAATCACGATCGATTCTAACGGTATGATCAATAAAGGACTCGAAGTGATCGAAGCTCATTTTTTGTTCGATGTTGCGTATGATAAAATCGGAGTTGTGATTCATCCTCAGAGCATCGCTCACGGAATTGTAGAATTAAAAGACGGCGCTTCTTTTGTATATGCTTCTTATCCGGATATGATTTTTCCGATCGCACATTCTCTCTTTCATCCGGAACCGGTTCCTAAGGTTTTACGGTCTTATCCTGCTAAGGACTGGGGAAAATTAGAGTTTCGCGAGCCTGATCTCAAACGTTATCCTGGTTTGGGCCTTGCGTTTGAGGCGGGCAAGGTCGGAGGAACGGCACCTTGTATTTTTAACGCGGCCAATGAAGCCGCCGTAGAATTGTTTTTAAGAGATGAAATCCGTTTTATAGAAATTCCGGATTACATTCGAATAACGTTAGACGAAATACAAATTGAGTTTCCGTCGTCTCTGGAAGAATACGAGGAAGCGGATCGGATTGCCCGCGAAACCGTCCGAAATCTGAAAACAAGGAAGGTAGTATCCGCATGTTGA
- a CDS encoding phosphatidate cytidylyltransferase, whose amino-acid sequence MGETSKRLASAAVLILFYLFMIFYPGFYYLQTYLILLLGGAIGIKEFYNLSDRGEDGRPFRGTGVFFMLLILSFYYFRFLGSQNQFEAPLFFLQNIKYFIPPFDPVPVAFLLLFIVTFTLQITRRPLDGAIFSVSSTFLGVFYVAVPLGHFLLLLGMAQGIYYIVFVSVVTFLTDAGAYFGGRWFGRHPAGLAISPKKTWEGYVTGIFTAIGSVFIFNIIWEYSTGTLAAVRGLEVFLISAILSFVSVIGDLLESAMKRDAKIKDSGSLIPGHGGILDLADALLITIPVLYYYLQIKGNLGV is encoded by the coding sequence ATGGGTGAAACTTCCAAGAGACTCGCTTCTGCGGCCGTGCTCATACTATTTTATCTTTTTATGATATTCTATCCCGGTTTTTATTATCTGCAGACGTATTTGATTCTTCTTTTAGGTGGAGCTATCGGAATCAAGGAATTTTATAATCTTTCCGATCGAGGTGAGGACGGAAGACCGTTTCGAGGAACCGGCGTTTTTTTTATGTTGTTGATCCTCTCGTTTTATTACTTTCGATTTTTGGGTTCTCAAAATCAATTTGAAGCACCTTTGTTCTTTCTGCAAAATATAAAATATTTCATTCCTCCTTTTGATCCGGTTCCAGTTGCTTTTCTTTTATTATTTATCGTTACGTTTACTTTGCAGATCACCAGACGCCCGTTAGACGGTGCTATCTTTTCTGTTTCATCCACTTTTTTAGGTGTGTTCTACGTTGCGGTTCCGTTAGGTCACTTTTTACTTTTGCTCGGAATGGCTCAGGGAATCTATTATATTGTTTTTGTTTCGGTGGTCACCTTTTTGACGGACGCCGGTGCTTATTTTGGGGGAAGGTGGTTCGGAAGACATCCGGCCGGTCTTGCAATTTCTCCTAAAAAAACCTGGGAAGGTTATGTGACCGGAATTTTTACGGCGATCGGTTCCGTTTTTATCTTCAACATAATTTGGGAATATTCTACTGGAACTCTCGCAGCTGTCAGAGGATTGGAAGTTTTTTTGATCTCCGCGATTTTATCTTTTGTCAGCGTGATTGGGGATCTTTTGGAATCCGCAATGAAACGAGACGCAAAAATCAAAGATTCTGGTTCTTTGATTCCGGGTCACGGTGGAATTTTAGATCTTGCGGACGCTCTTTTGATTACCATTCCTGTCTTGTATTACTATCTTCAGATCAAGGGGAATCTTGGAGTCTAA
- a CDS encoding isoprenyl transferase — protein sequence MDGNGRWATARGKSRSEGHREGAQAIDRLMDASLELGLKNISLYAFSTENWKRPVTEIRSIFSLLIEFIETRLDTIHKRGIRILHSGSRKKLTRGVLDKIDFAVDKTQKNKNLTVNFCLNYGSRDELLRAAQELFLERKRSKVSLEKPLKEKEFEKFLYTSILPPVDLLIRTAGEQRLSNFLLWQSAYAELYFTDTLWPEFDKNSLVDSLKWYETRTRKFGGLTNG from the coding sequence ATGGACGGGAATGGTCGATGGGCAACCGCCAGAGGTAAATCCAGATCCGAAGGTCATAGAGAGGGTGCCCAGGCCATAGATAGACTTATGGATGCAAGCCTGGAACTGGGCTTAAAAAATATTTCCCTTTATGCTTTTTCTACCGAAAATTGGAAACGCCCCGTCACTGAAATCCGTTCTATCTTTAGTCTTTTAATCGAATTTATAGAAACTCGTTTGGATACGATTCATAAAAGAGGTATTCGAATCCTTCATTCCGGAAGCCGAAAAAAATTAACTCGAGGCGTTTTAGACAAGATAGATTTTGCGGTAGATAAGACTCAAAAGAATAAAAATCTAACCGTTAACTTCTGTTTGAATTACGGTTCCAGAGACGAGCTTTTAAGGGCGGCACAGGAGCTTTTTTTAGAAAGAAAACGCTCTAAAGTTTCTTTGGAAAAGCCTTTGAAAGAAAAAGAGTTCGAAAAATTTTTATATACGTCCATCCTTCCTCCCGTAGATTTACTGATCAGAACCGCCGGGGAACAAAGACTCTCTAATTTTCTGCTTTGGCAATCCGCGTATGCGGAGTTGTATTTTACGGATACTCTCTGGCCCGAGTTCGATAAAAATTCTCTGGTGGATTCCCTAAAGTGGTACGAAACCAGAACCCGAAAATTCGGAGGACTTACGAATGGGTGA
- the frr gene encoding ribosome recycling factor — MASDAIISGMKTKMDKTIELVKKDFGTIRTGRANPSLVEDIRVDYYGTQTPINQLGNISVPEPRILVISPYDKGIMKDIEKAIQTSGLGLQPTNDGVVIRIVIPELTGERRKELAKVVKSKSEEKKVAIRNIRRDAMEDLKKHTEGMSQDEIKSVQDQIQKITDSYIDKISSLTAEKEKEITTI; from the coding sequence ATGGCAAGTGACGCAATCATTTCTGGAATGAAAACTAAGATGGATAAAACCATCGAATTGGTTAAAAAGGATTTTGGAACCATTCGCACTGGGCGCGCTAATCCTTCCCTTGTAGAAGATATTCGAGTGGATTACTACGGTACACAAACTCCGATCAATCAGCTTGGGAATATTTCCGTTCCGGAACCTAGAATACTGGTCATTTCTCCTTATGATAAGGGAATTATGAAAGACATCGAAAAGGCGATCCAAACCTCCGGTTTAGGGCTTCAGCCTACCAACGACGGGGTAGTCATTCGAATCGTAATTCCGGAACTAACAGGGGAAAGGCGGAAAGAACTTGCAAAAGTTGTAAAGTCTAAGTCCGAAGAAAAAAAGGTCGCTATTCGCAACATTCGTAGGGATGCGATGGAAGATCTTAAAAAACATACCGAAGGAATGTCTCAAGACGAGATCAAATCGGTTCAAGATCAGATTCAAAAAATCACAGATTCTTACATCGATAAAATTTCTTCTCTAACCGCAGAGAAGGAAAAGGAAATTACTACGATCTAA
- the pyrH gene encoding UMP kinase: MATEAKYNRILIKLSGEALAGEGEFGIDTNKAHSLAEEIKEVHDLGVEIALVVGGGNIIRGTNLAKAGIDRATADYMGMLATIQNALALQDACEKKGLYTRVQSAIEINSIAESYIRRRAVRHLEKRRIVIFAGGTGNPYFTTDTTASLRAVEVGCDVILKATKVNGVYTADPKKDNEAKRYSQISFMESINRRLKVMDSTALSLCMENNMSIIVFDIFKRGNLKDLITGKNIGTLISNSEDIQIDGK, translated from the coding sequence TTGGCTACGGAAGCGAAGTATAATAGAATTCTAATTAAACTTTCTGGTGAGGCTCTGGCCGGAGAAGGTGAATTTGGAATTGATACAAACAAAGCCCATTCTCTCGCAGAAGAAATCAAAGAAGTTCATGATCTAGGAGTAGAAATCGCTCTTGTTGTTGGCGGTGGAAATATCATCCGAGGTACAAATCTTGCCAAAGCAGGAATCGATCGAGCTACCGCGGATTATATGGGAATGCTCGCTACGATTCAAAACGCTTTAGCGCTCCAAGACGCTTGCGAAAAAAAAGGTCTTTATACAAGAGTTCAATCTGCGATCGAAATCAATTCTATTGCTGAAAGTTATATCCGTCGCCGAGCCGTTAGACATCTCGAAAAAAGAAGAATCGTAATTTTTGCGGGTGGGACCGGTAATCCTTATTTTACTACTGATACGACCGCAAGTTTAAGAGCCGTAGAAGTGGGTTGTGACGTGATTCTCAAAGCTACTAAAGTGAACGGGGTTTATACCGCAGATCCTAAAAAAGACAACGAAGCCAAACGTTATTCTCAGATTTCTTTTATGGAGTCTATCAATCGTAGACTTAAGGTTATGGATTCTACCGCTCTTAGTTTGTGTATGGAAAATAATATGTCGATCATAGTATTTGACATTTTCAAACGTGGAAATCTGAAAGACCTCATTACCGGTAAAAACATCGGCACATTGATCTCTAATTCGGAGGACATTCAAATCGATGGCAAGTGA
- the tsf gene encoding translation elongation factor Ts: MAAVTTDLIRELRERTSAGMMDCKKALEENNADIEKAITWLREKGIAKAAKKAGRETKEGRVVSYIHGNGKIGVLVELNSETDFVSKNEDFEALGKEICMQIAAMNPLYLNEESIPAADLEKEKTIMRSQLEAEGKKADQIEKILPGKIKKYVSESCLVNQAFFKDDSKTIDDLVKEAIAKFGENITIARFVRFQVGGL, encoded by the coding sequence ATGGCAGCAGTGACTACGGACTTAATCAGAGAACTCAGAGAGAGAACCAGTGCAGGAATGATGGACTGTAAAAAAGCTCTCGAAGAAAATAACGCAGATATTGAAAAAGCGATTACCTGGCTTCGTGAAAAAGGGATCGCAAAGGCGGCTAAAAAAGCGGGAAGAGAAACCAAAGAAGGCAGAGTGGTTTCTTATATCCACGGTAACGGAAAGATCGGAGTTCTTGTAGAATTGAATTCTGAAACAGATTTCGTTTCTAAAAACGAAGACTTTGAAGCCCTTGGTAAAGAAATCTGTATGCAGATCGCAGCGATGAATCCTTTGTATCTCAACGAAGAATCCATTCCTGCTGCGGATCTAGAAAAAGAAAAAACGATCATGAGATCTCAATTGGAAGCGGAAGGTAAAAAAGCCGATCAGATTGAAAAGATCCTTCCTGGAAAAATCAAAAAATACGTTTCGGAATCTTGTCTTGTAAACCAGGCATTTTTTAAAGACGATTCTAAAACCATAGACGACTTAGTAAAGGAAGCGATCGCGAAATTTGGCGAGAACATTACTATCGCCCGTTTTGTCCGCTTTCAGGTGGGTGGACTCTAA
- the rpsB gene encoding 30S ribosomal protein S2, with protein MSVISMKNLLETGVHFGHQTRKWNPKMAPYVFTARNGIHIIDLQKTVQKAKEAYDALKKLTSEGKKVLFVGTKKQARGAIEREAIRSNMFFINNRWPGGLLTNWNTVKKSIARLKKLESMEADNSFEKEVKTKKEVLTLRRELEKLRKTLGGIKDMATIPEIMFVIDPKKEEIAVKEARKLGLKIFAVVDTNCDPELIDYPIPGNDDAIRAISLFLETMSNAVIEGTGGVVEQPRFSEDLDSEALALEYQGEYDESGKFIMDEDADSKKTKTAEEPSTTTVEPSSTTIEVDQNE; from the coding sequence ATGTCAGTGATCTCAATGAAAAATCTTCTGGAAACCGGAGTACACTTCGGACACCAGACTCGTAAATGGAATCCTAAAATGGCTCCGTATGTTTTTACGGCCAGAAACGGAATCCATATCATAGACCTTCAAAAGACCGTTCAAAAAGCAAAAGAAGCATATGACGCTCTTAAAAAATTAACTTCCGAAGGTAAAAAAGTCCTTTTTGTAGGAACTAAAAAACAGGCCAGAGGTGCGATCGAAAGAGAAGCGATTCGTTCTAACATGTTTTTTATCAATAATCGTTGGCCGGGTGGTCTTTTGACCAACTGGAACACTGTGAAAAAAAGTATCGCTCGTTTAAAAAAACTAGAGTCGATGGAAGCGGATAACAGTTTTGAAAAAGAAGTTAAAACTAAAAAAGAAGTTCTGACTCTAAGAAGAGAGCTGGAAAAACTTCGCAAGACTCTCGGTGGGATCAAGGATATGGCGACCATTCCTGAAATTATGTTTGTGATCGATCCTAAAAAAGAAGAAATTGCGGTTAAAGAAGCTAGAAAACTGGGTCTTAAAATTTTCGCGGTTGTAGATACTAACTGCGATCCTGAGTTGATCGATTATCCGATTCCAGGTAACGATGACGCGATCCGAGCCATTTCCCTCTTCCTCGAAACCATGTCCAACGCGGTGATTGAAGGAACCGGTGGTGTTGTAGAACAACCTAGATTCAGCGAAGATTTGGATTCGGAAGCTTTGGCTTTGGAATACCAAGGTGAATATGATGAAAGTGGAAAGTTCATCATGGACGAAGACGCAGATTCTAAAAAAACTAAAACCGCAGAAGAACCTTCTACTACTACGGTCGAACCTTCTTCCACTACGATCGAAGTGGATCAAAACGAATAA
- a CDS encoding bactofilin family protein has translation MSKKTATRTSRPITEYGAISTVLGRETSFSGILNFQKPLEISGEFQGEIESDGFLLISEGAKIRANIKAGTVIVGGEITGNVIATEKLEMLSTGKVNGNIKTSKLQIADGVIFDGNCEMIQPNKD, from the coding sequence ATGTCTAAGAAAACTGCAACTAGAACTTCTCGCCCCATTACAGAATACGGCGCCATTTCCACGGTTCTCGGAAGAGAAACTTCCTTTTCCGGAATTTTAAATTTTCAAAAACCTCTTGAAATTTCAGGCGAGTTCCAAGGTGAAATTGAATCCGATGGATTTTTACTCATCAGCGAAGGTGCAAAGATACGCGCTAACATCAAAGCAGGTACCGTGATCGTAGGTGGTGAAATTACGGGAAACGTAATCGCGACTGAAAAGTTAGAAATGCTTTCTACCGGAAAGGTAAACGGAAATATCAAAACATCTAAATTACAAATTGCAGACGGAGTGATCTTTGACGGGAACTGTGAAATGATCCAGCCCAATAAAGATTGA
- a CDS encoding tetratricopeptide repeat protein codes for MISETMKQTLQFYSEGLNLYKTRKFNEALEKFKKAIELTPDDGPSKKYIGRCQAFITNPPPADWDGVFEMKTK; via the coding sequence ATGATTTCGGAAACGATGAAACAAACTCTTCAATTCTATAGCGAAGGTCTGAACTTGTATAAAACTAGAAAGTTTAACGAAGCGCTTGAAAAATTTAAAAAGGCGATCGAGTTGACCCCGGACGACGGCCCTTCTAAAAAATATATCGGTCGTTGTCAGGCATTTATCACAAATCCTCCTCCCGCAGACTGGGATGGAGTTTTTGAAATGAAAACGAAATAA
- the acpS gene encoding holo-ACP synthase, whose translation MKISVGNDIVENARIRDLLEKHGDRFLKRVFSESEREYCTNRKDPVPHLSGRFCVKEAFIKAIEPGDDVILDMREIELFGKEFGKKELVLHGKSKELFLTKGYSGCSVSISHAENYSTAVVVLYKE comes from the coding sequence ATGAAGATTTCCGTAGGAAACGATATTGTAGAAAACGCAAGGATTCGTGATCTTTTAGAAAAACACGGAGATCGTTTTTTAAAACGAGTTTTTTCAGAATCAGAGCGGGAATACTGTACTAATCGGAAAGATCCAGTTCCACATTTGAGCGGAAGGTTTTGTGTTAAAGAAGCTTTTATCAAAGCCATCGAACCAGGTGACGATGTGATTTTAGATATGAGGGAAATCGAACTTTTCGGAAAAGAATTTGGAAAAAAAGAATTGGTACTGCATGGAAAATCCAAAGAATTGTTTCTTACCAAAGGATACAGCGGTTGTTCGGTTTCGATCAGTCACGCTGAAAATTATTCCACGGCCGTCGTGGTGCTTTACAAGGAGTGA
- a CDS encoding CdaR family protein produces MKLIFNNWQAKLGSLILAIVFYINLQNSKILVKEIQIPIEYPKLGGSLIVSKTSDKTVPIKVEGVREYVNYYSQFLKAHINSSELKTGENLVSVYRISGAPAGLRITRLRDKIRVNVESNSGKILPIEVKFTGDLPPNYVKTNHFVSPSVIHVSGPPGVLEGLGKISIPPISLKDKTESFSYKHKLPDFPASVKIRDNVKEVTVRVNIFASASNAGETLLLGIPIKCQNLDKNLEAEFSEPEVSVKLQSKTTLKSIQVIKGLSASVVCSHKYDPKTKKILPDNKPVFAKIKLNKSASLKSVEVLGVFPDRVSILFKVKPDQNQNDGVKESDGEDGENTIEPDSSPEILEEE; encoded by the coding sequence TTGAAATTGATCTTCAATAACTGGCAGGCCAAATTAGGGTCTTTGATTCTGGCGATCGTATTCTATATAAATCTACAAAATTCTAAAATACTCGTAAAAGAAATCCAGATTCCGATCGAATATCCTAAGTTAGGCGGTTCTTTGATCGTTTCTAAAACCTCCGATAAAACGGTTCCTATAAAAGTGGAAGGGGTTCGGGAATACGTAAATTATTATTCCCAGTTTTTAAAAGCTCATATTAATTCTTCCGAACTTAAGACCGGAGAAAATTTAGTTTCCGTTTATAGAATTTCGGGAGCACCCGCGGGGCTTAGAATTACAAGATTACGGGATAAAATTAGGGTAAACGTGGAATCAAATTCCGGTAAAATACTTCCCATCGAAGTGAAGTTTACGGGAGACCTTCCACCTAACTATGTAAAGACGAATCATTTTGTTTCCCCTTCTGTAATTCACGTCAGCGGTCCTCCCGGAGTTTTGGAAGGTTTGGGAAAAATTTCGATTCCTCCTATATCCCTCAAGGATAAAACGGAGTCTTTTTCATATAAACATAAACTTCCCGATTTTCCTGCTTCCGTAAAGATAAGAGATAACGTAAAAGAAGTTACGGTTCGCGTAAATATATTTGCAAGCGCGTCTAACGCAGGTGAAACTCTTCTTCTCGGAATTCCGATCAAATGCCAAAACTTAGATAAAAATTTGGAAGCTGAATTTTCCGAGCCGGAAGTTTCCGTAAAACTTCAATCTAAAACCACTCTCAAAAGTATTCAGGTAATCAAAGGACTTTCAGCGAGTGTAGTATGTTCTCATAAATACGATCCTAAAACTAAAAAAATTCTTCCGGATAATAAACCGGTATTTGCCAAAATCAAACTGAACAAATCTGCTTCTCTAAAATCCGTAGAAGTTTTAGGAGTGTTTCCGGATAGAGTATCTATTCTTTTTAAAGTAAAACCCGATCAAAATCAAAACGATGGTGTAAAAGAATCCGATGGAGAGGATGGTGAAAATACGATCGAGCCGGATTCCAGCCCGGAGATTTTAGAAGAAGAATGA
- the cdaA gene encoding diadenylate cyclase CdaA, whose amino-acid sequence MFFFKNISLFPLGKNPFIIIIDILIVGFFIYQFYSTIRRTRGIQLLLGVAVIWFLGIFASTFELELLDWIIESIRPALVFAIIVLLQPELRKITADLSKMKIFQPFLLKQMTDLEEIIEAVKVMAKNKTGSLIAIVRENSLKEIIDQSVQLDAIISASLLLTIFKKNSALHDGAVIIEQNRIACAGAFLPMTQNLDDARMGARHRAALGISEESDSIVIVTSEETGEISVCYDGEMTHPVKPIELKNLVNTILKKRDNVSEKHNPVVEEKAER is encoded by the coding sequence TTGTTTTTTTTCAAGAACATATCCCTATTCCCACTCGGTAAAAATCCGTTCATTATCATCATAGATATACTGATTGTCGGTTTTTTCATTTATCAATTTTATTCTACCATTCGAAGAACCAGAGGGATTCAGCTGTTACTCGGGGTCGCGGTCATTTGGTTTTTAGGAATTTTTGCGAGTACGTTTGAACTCGAATTATTAGATTGGATTATAGAAAGTATTCGTCCTGCACTCGTATTTGCGATTATCGTTTTACTCCAGCCGGAGCTTAGAAAGATTACAGCAGATCTTTCTAAAATGAAAATCTTTCAGCCGTTTCTTTTAAAACAAATGACAGATTTAGAGGAGATTATAGAGGCCGTAAAGGTTATGGCTAAAAATAAAACAGGATCTCTGATTGCGATTGTACGAGAAAATAGTTTGAAGGAAATTATAGATCAATCCGTGCAATTAGACGCGATCATCTCCGCGAGTTTGCTTCTTACTATTTTTAAAAAAAATTCAGCACTTCACGACGGGGCCGTAATCATAGAACAGAATAGAATCGCTTGTGCCGGAGCTTTTCTCCCAATGACTCAGAATTTGGATGACGCAAGGATGGGAGCCAGACACAGAGCCGCGCTTGGAATTTCAGAAGAATCAGATTCTATTGTGATCGTTACGTCGGAAGAAACTGGAGAAATCTCCGTATGTTACGACGGAGAAATGACTCATCCTGTTAAACCGATCGAACTTAAAAATCTAGTCAATACGATCCTTAAAAAAAGAGATAACGTTTCCGAAAAACACAATCCGGTTGTGGAAGAAAAGGCGGAGCGCTGA
- the dapB gene encoding 4-hydroxy-tetrahydrodipicolinate reductase: MSQPSKTQIALIGASGRMGRAIISVLSTSIKSTLSSSIVSQSSVFLGMDSGLHSGIKQNGVNFSSDLEVAVRSADCVIDFSTHQNLDFTLKACIQHQKPVVIGTTGLTELQKDALQVASKEIGIVYSPNMSIGVNLLFKLTEIAAKVMGEISDIEIQDIHHRHKKDAPSGTAEKLKNILLETLGRTSKNVVHGRHGILKERDSKEIGIHTFRAGEVIGDHTVYFFTPEERIEITHKAQDRKTFAVGSVRAAEFLVGRKPGLYDMFAVLGL; this comes from the coding sequence ATGAGTCAACCTTCAAAAACTCAAATTGCTTTGATCGGAGCGTCCGGAAGAATGGGACGCGCTATCATCTCCGTACTTTCTACTTCTATCAAATCCACGTTATCTTCATCGATAGTCAGTCAAAGTTCCGTATTTTTAGGAATGGATTCCGGACTACATTCCGGGATCAAACAAAACGGAGTGAATTTTTCATCTGATTTAGAAGTCGCGGTGCGGAGTGCGGATTGTGTGATCGATTTCAGCACACATCAGAACTTGGATTTTACACTTAAGGCGTGTATTCAGCATCAAAAGCCGGTTGTAATCGGAACTACAGGGCTCACAGAACTTCAAAAAGATGCGTTGCAAGTGGCTTCTAAAGAAATCGGAATCGTATATTCACCTAACATGTCTATCGGAGTGAATTTATTATTCAAGTTAACCGAAATTGCGGCCAAGGTAATGGGAGAAATTTCGGATATAGAAATCCAAGACATTCATCATCGTCACAAAAAGGACGCACCTTCTGGAACCGCCGAAAAATTAAAGAACATACTTTTAGAAACGTTAGGCAGAACGTCTAAAAACGTAGTCCACGGAAGACACGGGATTTTAAAAGAAAGAGATTCTAAAGAAATAGGAATTCACACGTTTCGAGCGGGAGAAGTGATTGGAGATCATACCGTATATTTTTTTACTCCCGAAGAAAGAATAGAAATAACACATAAGGCTCAGGATCGAAAAACCTTTGCAGTAGGAAGTGTACGCGCGGCAGAATTTTTAGTAGGTCGCAAGCCGGGACTTTACGATATGTTTGCGGTTTTGGGATTGTAA
- the dapA gene encoding 4-hydroxy-tetrahydrodipicolinate synthase: MFQGVYTAIITPFKNDKIDYDSYFKLLEKQIKAGVSGVVPCGTTGESPTLSHSEHAELIRETVKAVQGKIQVVAGTGSNSTKEAIELTEAACKDGVDGILSVNPYYNKPTQEGLFLHFKSIAEHSTVPVMLYNIPGRTSVNLLPETVLRLSEVKQIRSMKEATGDLGQMGKLISLVGNKMTVLSGDDNLTLPLLAIGGVGVVSVISNLFPKALVQLVGSFQQGKISEAKKIHYDFIEVFALAFMETNPIPIKTAMHWFGHCGSEIRLPLTPLSQNETSSKFKKVLEGLKEKGYE, translated from the coding sequence ATGTTCCAGGGCGTTTATACGGCGATCATCACACCATTCAAAAACGATAAAATCGATTACGACAGTTATTTCAAACTACTGGAAAAACAAATCAAAGCCGGAGTCAGCGGAGTTGTTCCTTGTGGAACGACGGGAGAATCTCCGACACTTTCTCACAGTGAACACGCGGAACTTATACGAGAAACCGTCAAAGCAGTACAAGGAAAAATTCAAGTAGTCGCTGGAACCGGGTCCAATTCCACAAAAGAAGCCATCGAATTGACAGAGGCGGCTTGTAAAGACGGAGTGGACGGAATCCTTTCCGTAAATCCTTATTATAATAAACCTACACAAGAAGGACTCTTCCTACATTTTAAATCGATCGCGGAACATTCCACCGTGCCTGTGATGCTCTACAATATTCCGGGAAGAACTTCTGTAAATTTATTACCGGAAACCGTACTCAGACTCAGCGAGGTCAAACAGATTCGATCTATGAAAGAGGCGACGGGAGATCTGGGACAAATGGGGAAATTAATTTCCTTAGTGGGAAATAAAATGACGGTACTTTCCGGAGACGATAATTTGACCCTTCCTTTACTTGCAATCGGAGGAGTAGGGGTTGTGTCTGTGATTTCCAATCTATTTCCAAAAGCATTAGTACAACTTGTAGGATCGTTTCAACAGGGAAAAATCTCCGAGGCCAAAAAAATACATTACGATTTTATTGAGGTCTTTGCGCTTGCATTTATGGAAACCAATCCGATTCCGATCAAGACGGCGATGCACTGGTTTGGTCATTGTGGTTCGGAAATACGGCTGCCGTTGACTCCACTTTCTCAAAACGAGACAAGTTCTAAATTTAAAAAGGTGCTCGAAGGTCTGAAAGAAAAAGGATACGAATAA